Proteins encoded by one window of Cervus canadensis isolate Bull #8, Minnesota chromosome 18, ASM1932006v1, whole genome shotgun sequence:
- the LOC122420882 gene encoding uncharacterized protein LOC122420882, with product MFWLLPPLVLLGALAVPEGTAKMCPVCPLLGKCMEKTCPPAQDSCLLSQLQLANGTVIKNGSCVAPGDCQKDVYSLTYGPGLSLWIRTACCEDNCSSVTPQEARPKAQPNGVQCHYCSRNESAPCDSLSVMNCTGNQTVCFTLNGTWHGGTPEIWKGCATPEICHLQANTTLGPEASGFHLITKPECSSVTPTTQPGPYPAHTKAKVTMCFTCSDLHHCNPLPCTEDRNHCLQTVGITVLGATNSVAWRNGSCVASRDCTPDNSISALTYSIGFGFWVNTSCCQGNCQEPSPLAALPASGTRSKFLCPTCPGGHSGPCRPAFYMQCPSRETECIHMTLVSEVGGRNLSVRGCGTRDLCQTEGFPALPGHRLAGPPVCNALQRAILDPKCHSGAALGLRLALPVLTVALGAATLS from the exons ATGttctggctcctccctcctctaGTGCTCCTGGGAGCACTGGCAGTCCCAGAAG ggACCGCCAAGATGTGTCCAGTCTGCCCTTTGCTGGGAAAGTGCATGGAGAAAACCTGTCCTCCGGCCCAGGACTCCTGCTTGCTTAGCCAGTTGCAGCTGG CAAATGGGACTGTCATCAAGAATGGGTCCTGCGTGGCCCCTGGGGACTGCCAAAAAGATGTCTACTCCTTGACCTATGGTCCCGGCTTGAGTCTCTGGATCCGCACAGCCTGTTGTGAAGACAACTGTAGCAGTGTTACCCCACAAG AAGCAAGACCCAAAGCCCAGCCCAACGGGGTGCAGTGTCACTACTGTTCCAGGAATGAGTCGGCCCCGTGTGACTCCCTTTCGGTCATGAACTGCACTGGAAACCAGACTGTGTGTTTCACCCTCAATGGGACATGGCATGGAG GGACCCCCGAAATCTGGAAAGGCTGTGCTACACCAGAGATCTGCCACCTGCAAGCGAACACCACCCTGGGCCCGGAAGCGTCTGGATTTCATCTCATCACCAAGCCCGAATGCAGCAGTGTGACTCCTACCACCCAGCCAG GTCCCTACCCGGCCCACACCAAGGCTAAGGTCACCATGTGTTTCACCTGCTCAGACCTCCACCATTGCAACCCTCTCCCTTGCACTGAAGACAGGAACCACTGCCTTCAGACGGTGGGCATCACAG TCCTAGGGGCAACTAACTCTGTCGCTTGGAGAAACGGCTCCTGCGTGGCCTCCAGGGATTGCACGCCTGACAACTCCATCTCTGCCTTGACCTACAGCATCGGTTTTGGCTTCTGGGTCAACACCAGCTGTTGCCAAGGCAACTGCCAAGAGCCCAGTCCTCTCG CTGCCCTGCCAGCCTCAGGCACCCGGAGTAAGTTCCTGTGTCCTACATGTCCTGGGGGCCACTCGGGGCCCTGCAGACCCGCCTTCTACATGCAGTGTCCCAGCAGGGAGACCGAGTGTATCCACATGACCCTGGTGTCCGAAGTAG GCGGCCGGAACCTGAGCGTGCGCGGCTGCGGCACCCGCGACCTGTGCCAGACAGAGGGTTTCCCGGCGCTCCCCGGCCACCGGCTGGCCGGCCCGCCCGTCTGCAACGCCCTCCAACGCGCCATCCTGGACCCCAAGTGCCACTCGGGCGCGGCGCTTGGCCTCCGCCTCGCCCTCCCGGTGCTGACCGTCGCGCTGGGCGCCGCGACCCTCTCCTGA